A region from the Lentimonas sp. CC4 genome encodes:
- a CDS encoding YceH family protein: MQYDLDDTPLILTPAEARVLGCLMEKSVTTPDIYPLSFNGLITACNQKTNRNPVVEYDDEIVAEAVEGLREKHLLYRVDGAGSRVQKYKHRVDERFGIVPASQALLTVLLLRGPQTGGELRTRSERMHSFANTEAVDEEITSTTEDLSFPLWRRLPQAPGQKEARYMHLLFGEEVAAEVPTPSSVAVEPAVASVQQRNERIAELEGRVDQLESELAAMQAAFAEFRTQFD, encoded by the coding sequence ATGCAATACGATTTAGACGATACTCCTTTGATTCTTACTCCTGCAGAAGCCCGTGTGCTGGGTTGCTTAATGGAAAAGTCGGTTACGACTCCTGATATTTATCCGTTGTCATTTAACGGCTTGATTACTGCCTGCAATCAGAAGACGAATCGTAATCCAGTCGTCGAATATGACGACGAGATCGTCGCAGAGGCAGTAGAAGGTTTGCGAGAGAAGCACCTGCTGTATCGTGTGGATGGTGCAGGTTCGCGAGTTCAGAAATACAAGCATCGCGTGGATGAACGCTTTGGCATCGTGCCTGCCAGTCAGGCCTTGCTGACGGTCTTGCTGCTGCGCGGTCCGCAGACCGGAGGTGAGTTGCGCACTCGTAGCGAACGTATGCACTCTTTTGCTAATACTGAAGCTGTGGATGAAGAGATCACTTCAACCACTGAGGACCTATCGTTCCCGCTATGGCGCCGTTTGCCGCAAGCACCTGGGCAAAAAGAGGCGCGTTACATGCACTTGCTATTTGGCGAAGAAGTTGCGGCAGAAGTGCCTACACCATCGTCGGTTGCCGTTGAACCTGCCGTGGCTTCAGTGCAACAGCGCAATGAACGCATCGCAGAGTTGGAAGGTCGAGTCGATCAGTTGGAATCCGAGCTCGCTGCAATGCAGGCAGCCTTTGCGGAGTTCCGCACGCAGTTTGATTAA